CATGAGAAGGAACATGGCATTATGGGCTCCGTTAGTAAATCTTGGGTGGCACCCTATCGCCATTCAGAAACTACCAGTGTGCGAGCTGTCTTATGTAAGTGAAAGCAGATAAGGAGAGGTGTCTTAACTGTTTTCCTATCAATGCCTTGCCCTTGACTGTCGTCTTAATTTATGTGTGTGTTATCCAGAGTCatatatttagagagttgggccaatgGGGTTTCTGTCTGAACGTTCCAAGAGCGCCACTTTCTCCTCCATAGCCATTGCTAAGTGATAACACTTCTGTGTTGTGCTCTCTATTTCTGATATAGTTTTCAAAACCTATAAACATTTCCAGTGAAAGTAGATATGCAATTTGTTGATACCACAACACTGTACAGACATATTTGCTGCTGTGTTTTGCGTGTTTATAGCGGGTCATTTTATAGGGAGTTGTCGGAGGCACTCTCGCATTGTTCCATTACCAAAATATCAAGAATAAAGGTGCTAACATGGCCAAACTGTTTTAATGTCTCTGGGCCTATCTCTTTGTGATACATGTTTCCTGTCCCCAGGGGTGTTGGTCCTGGCTGTAACACACAGGAGATAGCCGATAAGCTCATTGATCTGAAGGCAGAGCTGGATGATCTGGacaagagggagcaggagttggATCAGCAGAGGGTCTGGGTCCAGCAGAGCATCAAGAACGTGACAGACGACTCACACAACAGCCCATATCCTTCACTACAATCCCTCTAAACTTAGCAGATCTAGTGTGTTAGTTACTAGATATTGGTTATGGTGCACCCCATGACCCCAAGATGGTTTAGATGGTAGTGATCAGATTTTTTAGCTCAATGCTTAGCTCTTAAATTCATGTTGTAGTAGTAAATAAACTCTTGGCCCTTAACACAAGCACACTATGGCTTATGTAAAACACGAAGACCTTTGCAGTGCGTTCAAAGGTAAGTTTCTCTCATATATTTTTCTGTGTGTTTTTCTTTCCCTTTTGATTGTTCTACCTccttttgtttttttcccctcccaCTCACCCCGTCTCTGTTTGGCCTCCACAGGTGACACTCTCCTAGCGATCCGCGCTCCCACAGGCACACAACTGGAGGTGCCCATACCTGAGTCGGTAAGTGTTTGTACTGTAAGACCCAACTACTTTCCCCTTTCTGTCTCACCATCCTCagaccaggggtctccaactTGGATTCTGGCGAGCTGCTGGTTGTGCATTGCCTGACGACTCACCCTGAACTTAATTCCTCTTCTCTATCGATCGCTACATACATTCAGTCTGAATCTGCCATCCTAGAAGTCATTTGTGTGACTTCAAAATGAGGGGcgttgtacaaaataaattaatcagcgattggatcgtctccAACAAATCTAACCAATCAGAATATCAAAGTTGATAAGGTCATTATGTAGGCTGGCTCTGGCCCTACCCTTCGATATCTGAACGGTCAGAATGTGTTTGCATTTTAGAAATCGTAGGGTGAGGGAGGCAAATCTATACTCATCGTGGAGAAGAACTTCAGTTTGGCTGGAGCGATGTGGATGGGTAGCCAGCCAAGGTTGTGCAGACTTCTGTTCCAGCCTAGCACTAATACTCCTTTTAAAAATAGTAAACTAATCGCAATCTGGACAACGATTTATACAATTATATGAATCAAGTGTGTCAGTACTGGGGTGAAACAAAGGCCTACACGCAGCAGCTCTACAGAATCTGAGTTGGACTTCCCTGTGCCACTACCGTCTGACTGAGTGATTGTTGGCAGGTACTGAATGGACAGAAGAAGTATCAGATCCGTCTCAAGAGCTCAGCAGGACCCATTGAGGTTCTCCTAGTGAACAAGGACCCATCCAGCCCGTCTCCAGTGGTACTGTCCGTCCCACCACCAGAGGACATGCTCCAGAGCCTGCCAGTGCCTGCTACTGCTGCCAACCCAAAACCGGCACCTGCTGCCCCTTGCCAGCCTCTGGCCCACTCCTCCAACCCCAGTCCTGCCACAGTCTCACCTGCCTGCACAGCTACTACCAACCAGGCAGTCACCACCGCAGGTACGATTTGGTCTTTATCTGAGCAATGTAGTTATTACGTGTGTGTGGTGTTGGAGTGAAATTGCAGCAAAAAATGTAATTCTCATATCACCATCCTTCTTTTAAAGTGTCCAGCAACAACACCAGCACACTGACTGTTTCCACACCCACTACAAACATAACTGCCCAACTGACTCCCCTGTTGGACACCCAGCCTCTCCTGTCCTCTGCCTCATTGGATGGCTGCTCTTCCTCTTCTTCAGCAGTCTTTGAACCAATCAAGACCGACCCCTCAGAATGTAAGTGTCATCTGCCGTTTCCCTAAGATCATGATGCTTCTCTATCCTGCTAAACATTCATACAAGGGGGATACACATACTAAATATACGTCAGAGTCAAGGTTTATTTAGTGTGTGCACTCTTTGTATCAATCGTTTTTGGGAGTTGTTGAGTGAGTGACTAATGTTTTCTGTGTTCTATTTGTAGTGCTGTATTTCCCCAAAGAACTTTCTGACATGTTTGACCCGACTAAAGGTAAAGATCACCTCAACATATTATGAAATCTATGGAAGGAGTTGGCAAGTATAACCACTGTATGAACATGCTATTGCAGATTATATCAATGTATAGACAATAATTTGAGATTATAGATACCAGAATAGACATTGTGTGCCTTTATTCTAACCCCTCATCCTCATttcccatatctctccctctctttcacaccGTCTCTCTGAGTAGAGATCATGAGTGCAGACCTGTTGGAGGAGTTGATGTCTTCCGAGGGTAAGTTGacatttataaactgggtgggtcgagccctgaatgctgacagccatggtataacAGAccatgactggaacgaactgcaaaaatctctgaagctggagactcttatctccctcattaactttaagcatcagttgtcagagcaccttcccgatcactgcacatgtacagagcccatctgaaattagtccactcaactacctcatccccatattgttatttattttgctcatttgcaccccagtatctctatttgcacatcatctcttgcacatttacattttagtcatttaggagacgctcttatccagagcgacttacagttagtgaatacatattattatttaaattttttcatactggtcccccgtgggaatcgaacccacaaccctggcgttgcaaacgccatgctctatcaactgaactacatccctgccggccattccctcccctaccctggacaacgctaggccaattgtgcgctgcccatgagtctcccggtcgcggccggctgcgacagagcctggattcgaaccaggatctctagtggcacagctagcactgcgatgcagtgccttagaccactgcgccactcaggagaccacatctatcattccagtgttaatactaattatattttgcactatggcctatttattgccttacctccataacttgctacatttgcacacactgtatatatattttctgtggtatttttgactttatgttttgttttaccccatatgtaactctgtgttgttgtttttatcgcactgctttgctttatcttggccaggtcgcagttgtaaatgagaacttgttctcaactggcttacctggttaaataaaggtgaaataaaataaatataccactggtatgacaaaacatttatttttactgctctaattatgttggtaaccagtttataatagcaataggtacctcaggggtttgtggtgtatggttaatataccacggctaagggctgtatccaggcactcagtGTTGCGTGGTGCATtggaacagcccttagccgtggtatattagccatataccacacctactCGGCTCTTCTTGCTTAAGTATACAGTTCTGCTGATGTGGATTTGCGGATCAGCAAAGATTTACTTAACctatcacaactaaaagagatTGTCTTTTAATCTCTTtgtatgtccctctctctttcctagtgttctctccactcctccgtctgtctccccctccgGGTGACCACGACTACATATATAACCTGGACGAAACCGAAGGCCTGTGTGACCTCTTTGATGTCCCTATCCTTAACCTTTGACCTCTGAGCTGAGTTCCCAATAATGTATT
The sequence above is a segment of the Coregonus clupeaformis isolate EN_2021a chromosome 19, ASM2061545v1, whole genome shotgun sequence genome. Coding sequences within it:
- the LOC121532324 gene encoding transcription factor E2F4-like, which codes for MELESGRTEFGAMGESLQPQTPSRHEKSLGLLTTKFVSLLQEAKDGVLDLKAAADTLAVRQKRRIYDITNVLEGIGLIEKKSKNSIQWKGVGPGCNTQEIADKLIDLKAELDDLDKREQELDQQRVWVQQSIKNVTDDSHNSPMAYVKHEDLCSAFKGDTLLAIRAPTGTQLEVPIPESVLNGQKKYQIRLKSSAGPIEVLLVNKDPSSPSPVVLSVPPPEDMLQSLPVPATAANPKPAPAAPCQPLAHSSNPSPATVSPACTATTNQAVTTAVSSNNTSTLTVSTPTTNITAQLTPLLDTQPLLSSASLDGCSSSSSAVFEPIKTDPSELLYFPKELSDMFDPTKEIMSADLLEELMSSEVFSPLLRLSPPPGDHDYIYNLDETEGLCDLFDVPILNL